TTGATAAAGTTAAGAATATAATGGATTTGGCAAAATCAATTGACTTTGGCAAATTGGAGGAAATCTCGAAAAAAGTGGACCTAGGTGCTGTCATGGACGCGGTCTCAAAAATGGATGATAAACAGCTTCATGGTTTAATGAAAATGCTAAACCCAGGGAAAGAAAAAAAGGAATTACCGCCTATCAATGGGGATTTCTATGATATGGATAGCAAATTGAATGGATCAGATCGCGAACTCCAGTTGAAGGTGCGTGAGTTTATGGAGGTCGAAGTGAAGCCTATCGTCAATAAATATTGGTTAAGAGATGAATTCCCTTTTGAAATAGTACCCAAGCTAGCTGCTTTGAATATATGCGGATATACCTATGAGGGCTACGGATGTATGGGAGGAAGTTCGCTGATGGAAGGTATCATTGCTGCAGAGATTGCTCGGGTAGATGCATCCGTTGCTACTTTTTTTGGTGTACAGAGTGGTTTGGCCATGGGGTCGATTTATATCTGTGGATCGGAGGAACAAAAACAAGAATGGTTGCCAAGGATGCAGCAGATGGAGGTAATCGGTGCTTTTGGTCTAACCGAACCGGAAGTTGGTTCCGGAGCAGCAGGCGGATTGACAACCACCTGTAAGAAGACTGATGAAGGCTGGATTTTAAATGGTCAGAAGAAATGGATTGGTAACTCCACCTTTTCTGATATCACGATTGTGTGGGCCAGGGATCTTGACGATGGAGAAGTAAAAGGTTTTATTGTACGTAAAGATAATCCTGGATTCTCGGTTGAAAAGATTAAAGATAAGATGGCTTTACGGATTGTGCAAAATGGATTGATTACATTAGACAACTGTATCATTCCCGAAACAGATCGTTTGCAAAACGCGAATTCTTTCAAAGATACAGGTAAAGTCCTTCAAATGACACGAGCAGGTGTTGCATGGATGGCTGTGGGCTGCGCGCGAGGAGCCTATGAAAATGCCTTGGATTATACACGCAAAAGAAAACAGTTCGGCAAGCCTATTGCATCTTTTCAGTTGATTCAAAACCATTTGGTTGAAATGCTATCCAATCTAACGGCTATGCAAACGCTAGTTTTTCGATTATCTGAACTACAGGATGCTGGACAACTACGGGATGAACATGCTTCACTGGCAAAAGTGTTTTGTTCTTTACGGACAAGAGATATTGTGTCCAAGGCGAGGGAAGTCATGGGGGGGAATGGCATCTTGCTAGAGTATAATGTCGCCAGATTCCTTGCAGATGCTGAGGCGATTTATTCTTATGAAGGCACCAAGGAAATCAATTCGTTGATCGTTGGAAGAAGTATTACAGGATTTAGTGCCTTTGTCTAAAGCTTTTTTCCGAAATTCATTTAGTACGGACTATTGATAAAAAAGGATAGGATTTTGGTATCACTAAAATCCTATCCTTTTGTGTTTTACTTGCGCTGAAATCTCATCATGGCAATATCGCCCATGATAAAAGTGAGTGTATTCCCATTGACATCATAGCTGTTCACTTTTTCTAATGTGGAAAAGAACGTTGCTTCACCATTGCCTTCACAAGCCATTTTCGTAGACATGATAGGGCCGAAGCTAATTTGTTGATCGTTTGTCTTAAATGTAGCATTGTAATTGTTGCAACTGCTATTACCATTCACTTTTCCATCCTGTATGTTGAATGTTATCGTTGGTTTGCGGTTGGGATACAGACCTTCAAAAGCAATACGTGGTCCAGAGATGTAATCGAGCTCCCAAGTTCCGCTTAAATTTTGCTTTTCCTCCATTAACTTAAATTTTGCCAAAGGAGCCATCTTTGCTTTATTTAAACTTAGAATACCATTATTTAGGCTGTAGTTGTCTGCTGTGATTAATGCCTTAGATAATGCTTGCTCAATCGACATGTCAGGGCAAGCCATCATCGTTGACATCCCTTGCGCAAACTTAATTTTTCCATTGGTTGAAAAAATAAGTTCGCCACCTATTCCGTTGCAACCCCCATTGGCGCTATAACTTTTTTCTTCCAGTTTGAGAAAAGGAACCCGACCGTTGACCTGTCCGGAGACAGCCTTTCCACCGATTTCAATTAATTGCCATTTTTTTCCAACAATGGTAGCGGATGCATTATCCGAATCCCGTTTGCCTGAATTATTTTTTAGTGCTGAACAGCTCGCCAAAGCAAGGGCAGCCATCATCAATACCACAATGTTTCTAAATCTCATCTTTTAAATTTTTATATAAAACATCATTTCTAACGTTTGGTTTTACAAAGTGCTACAAAAGGCTATTAACAAAAGAAGGCTTCCCATTGGGAAGCCTTCTTTATCAGTTATATAAATAATACTATTTATTTTTGTTTTGTTGAGCTTGTTGTTGAGCACGCATCATTTCTTCCATTTTAGACTGGAAGCTTGATTTTTTCTCAACTTTTGGATTCTTTTTATTTTCTTCCAGTTTAGCTAAGATTTTATCATCATTTACCATCGTACGAATAACTAATTGCGTCAAAAATGTAAACAATGCACTTAGGAAGTAGTAATAGTTCAGACCAGCAGGGAAGCTGTTTAGGACAAAGAAGAAAATCAAAGGCATAATATAACCCATGTATTTCATTTGACCAGTTGCGCCCGAAGTCGCATTGTTATACCAAGTGGTCAACAACGTTGTTAGCGTCATCAATATACACATCAAAGAGATGTGGTTGAATGATCCAAAAATAGGTGCAAATGTAAACAAGGTATCATAGGTAGACATATCCTTCATAAACAAGAAGCTCTGTCCTCTCAATTCAAATAAATTTGGAAAGAAATAGAAGAAAGCAATTGTAAATGGCATTTGAAGTACAAGAGGTAGACAGCCTCCAAGTGGATTCACTCCGACCTGTTTATACAACTTCATCTGCTCCTGTTGCATCAACATCTGATTGTCTTCACCGACTTTCGCTTTGATCTCATCCAACTGCGGTTTTAACACCCGCATTTTAGCCATAGATACGTATGACTTGTAAGTCATTGGCGAAAGAACCAGTTTTAACAATAATGTAAGTAACAAGATGACAATACCATAGCTCATATGGAAACCATCCAAGAAGTTAAATGCAGGCACGGTGATCCATTGATTGATCCAGCGCATAGGCCCCCAGCCCATATTGATGATGGATTGGTAATCATTGCCTTCTGCTTTCAGTACATTGTATTGGTTTGGCCCGAAAAAGAAATTCAACGAATAATTGTTGTCTTTATGGTTGTCAAAAGCCAATTCAGCATTGGTGTTGTAAAATTTCACCACATCACCTTCCGTTGCATGCTTTACATCGATTTTCGCATTAACGAATCCATTTTTAGCATTTAGGATATTTGAAAAATAATGTTGTTTGAAAGCAATCCATTGCACTTTCTTTTCCAGTGCTTCATCATCGTCCTTCGATTCAGATAAATGGTCTACTTTATTATCTTCTTGGTAATAAAGGGTAGATTTTTGTCTTTCAGATTCAATATTCTGCTCTTTTTGTCTTAGAACAGTATTCCAGTTCAATGTCAATGTTTTTTGACTCTGTGGGATCAGGTTTTGAATACCTTTTGTATTAACATCTAGAGCTACGTTGTAACCTTTTCCAGCGATAGAATATACATATTCAATATATTGATCGGCACTGTAATTCAATTTTAATTTTACCGATTGTTTACCTTCACCCGAAACTTGGATATCAGAAGATTCTGTGTTAAAGAATAAATCGTTGGTGGAGATGTTTTGTCCCGCAGCATTGAATTGGAAACCAAACTTATTATCCTCACCTTCGAAAAGCATCAAAGGTTTTCCATTGAAATTCTTTTCACCTTTTAATTCGACCGATTTCACTTTACCACCTTTTGTGCTGATTTTGGCAATGATAGCATCATTTTCAAGGGTAATGATTTTTTCAGTTCCAAATTTTGACGCACCAAAGGGTTTTTTCAGTTCAGCTGAATCTGCAATCACTGCTGTTTGCGCTGTTTTAGCTTTCGCGATAGAGTCACTTGTTACAGGCAGTCCTTTTGCTGTCTGAGCTTTCGCCTCTTGTCGCGCTTGTTCTTGTTTGATTTCTGATTCTGAAGGCTTCATCAGGTAAAATGAACCAGTGATGATGGCAAACATCAGGACCAAACCAATTAGGGTATTTCTATCCATCTTTAATAACTAAACTTAATTAATTTTATCCTTCTAATACTACTTTGATTTCTTGTTGGCCAAAGCAGCGGCTACAAAGCTAACAAAAAGTGGGTGAGGATTTGCAACAGTTGACTTTAATTCTGGATGAAATTGTCCCGCAACGAAAAAAGGATGGTTTTTCAATTCGACAATTTCAACTAATCCCGTCTCCGGGTTGAATCCCGAAGCGATCATTCCTGCTGCTTCATATTGTTTTAAATAGTCATTGTTAAATTCATAACGGTGACGGTGTCTTTCGGAAATTTTTGTTTTTCCATAAATCGCAAAAGCTTTTGTTCCTTTTTTAATTTCACAATCGTAAGCACCTAAACGCATGGTACCACCCATATTAGTGATATTTTTTTGCTCCTCCATCAGATTGATGACCGGGTTGCTGGTATTCGCATCCATTTCGAAACTATTGGCATCTTTCAATCCCAATACATTTCTTCCGAATTCAATGACGGAGCACTGCATACCCAAACAGATACCAAAGAAAGGAATATTGTTTTCGCGCACATATTTGATTGCATTTAATTTTCCCTCCAGACCACGTTCGCCGAATCCAGGGGCAACCAACACGCCATCCATGCCTTTTAGCTTTTCAGCAACATTTTCTTTTGTAACACTTTCAGCAGCAATATAGCTTACCTTTACTTTGCATTCGTTTGTTGCACCAGCATGTATAAAGCCTTCAGTAATGGATTTATATGCATCTGGAAGTTCAACATATTTTCCGACCAAAGCGATGCAAACCTCATTTGTTGGGTTTTTGAGCTTGCCGAGGAAGTTTTTCCAGTTTTCTAGATCCGGTTCGTTTTTGTTGGAAAGTTTTAGTTTCGTTAACGCCGTTTTATCCAGGTTCTCTTTCAACATAAGTAAAGGAACATCATAGATTGTCGAGGCATCGATAGATTCAACAACAGCATTGATGTTAACGTTACAGAACTGTGCTAATTTTTTACGGATTTCCTGTGATAATTTGTGTTCTGTACGGCATACAAGGATATCAGGCTGTACACCATATTCCAGCAATGTTTTGACAGAGTGCTGTGTAGGTTTAGTTTTAAGTTCACCAGCTGCGGCCAAATAAGGAACCAAAGTTAAGTGGATAACCAATGAGTTATTTGCCCCCAGTTCCCAACGCAACTGCCTTACAGCCTCAACGAATGGAAGAGATTCGATATCGCCTACAGTTCCGCCAAGTTCGGTGATAATAATATCATATTCATTCGATTCACCTAGAAGCTGCATACGGCGTTTGATCTCATCGGTGATATGTGGAATTACCTGAACTGTTTTTCCTAAATATGCACCTTCACGCTCTTGTTGGATAACGTGTTGGTAGATACGACCGGTTGTTACATTATTCGCTTGTGAGGTAGGGACGTTCAAGAAACGCTCGTAGTGGCCCAGATCAAGGTCAGTTTCCGCTCCATCTTCAGTAACATAACATTCGCCATGCTCATACGGATTCAATGTTCCTGGGTCAATGTTAATGTAAGGATCGAATTTTTGAATGGTCACTTTGTAGCCACGTGCCTGGAGAAGTTTAGCAAGGGAGGCTGCAATAATACCTTTCCCTAACGACGAAGTAACGCCGCCCGTAACAAAAATATATTTAGTCATAACAATTAAAGGATTTTCAATTTTATGTGGTCAAAACGACCAATAATAGTTGCTCTATGTACGGGATACAAAGATAGCAAATTTTTATTCAATATTATAATTGAAGATCGACTGAATAAATAAATTAAAAATAGATGTTGCCCTGATTATCGATTGTAACCTTTAAATTGGACTGCGATTTTGACTTAATCTCAATGCGATAGAACTTATTGGCATTGGAAAAGACAAGGTGATAATGCTTGCTGATATGAATGATTTCAGGATATAATTTGCTCAATTCATCAAGAGATGTTGCATAGCGCTTATTCGCATTCCCGTAAATCTGTTGCAGGTAAAAAATATTCCAAGCTGTTTTTTCTAAGTCTAAAAATTGGTCATCTATGGAATGTTTACTATCCTGATCTACAAATTTGATATGTCCCCATCGTTCGGGATAATGCATATTGATCAGACCGATGGGCGACCATACCCAGTTTTCTTCCGCGAGTGTCTTGCCAGTATTATCCTTTCTTTTGATATAACCTTTTCCATTGACATCATAGTGCCATTGTACGCGGGAGAAATTTATCTTCCACACTTCATTTGCCTTGATTTGATTTCCTTCACCAAAGTATTTTAGACTTTTGACCGGAATCTTCATTTCGACGGTCCAAAAATTATCTTTATCGGTTGGGTTATTTATTGTTCCAGCATGGTAGACAGCACTCTGGATATCTTTGGTGTCCCAGTTTAAATTAGCTTTTCCACCGAAACGATAAGGTTTGGTCATCAGAAGGTCCATGATGGTGTTCAGTGCATTGACTTCGATTTCAATATATTCCGGAGATTGGAGATTGGGTTTTAAAAATACCTCAAAATCATTGTCATGATAAATAATGGTGTCTTTCTGTCTGAGATAGCCATTGATATGAGGTTCTTCCAGTTTAGCAAAGAGGTAGAGGTTTTCATTGTCCCAAAGCATTTTAATACGCGTGTCAAATGATGGGGTAGGTTTACTCGTGCCTTCGATATCTTTGAATGCGTTTGTCCATGGTGCTTTTTCCCAGGATATTTCGTCATCTTTACCGTCAATTTTAATAGGAGTTTGAGCTTTTTGGACATAGTAAGTCTCGGGCTTAGACTGTAATTGGAGAAAATCACCTACATTTCGCTGTGCAAAAGTGGTCATCGTCTGTAAAGTAAGAGCAAGTATAAAAAAAACAGTTTTCATCAAAATATTGTATGTCTATTAGCCGCCAAGAAATTTCTATGAGTGCAATCCTTACACTGTTTATCTAAAGTTTTAGCCTCCCGCTGATTTTTACACAGGGGAGATTGGCAGCGCTAAAAGTAAGTAAAATGTTTTAGCTAGACAAAGAGGTGTGATTCTTTTTGAGAAATGAGGTTCAATTGTCTTAATTTTATTACACGGGTTCTGATATTCCTATTCAAGTGATCGGGGAGGGAGCATATTTGTTTCAGGAAAAGCAGTGTTTGAGGGGATAGGAAATAAAAAAAGGCTTTGAAATTCATCAAAGCCTTTTTTTATGCCGAGGTAGTCGTAATTAGATTCTTTTCGATTTAATACGAGCAGCTTTACCAGTAAGGCCACGTAAATAGAATAATTTAGCGCGACGAACTTTACCGTAGCTGTTTACTACAATTTTTTCAATGTTTGGTGAGTTTACAGGGAAAATACGTTCAACACCTACACCGTTAGAGATTTTACGAACGGTAAAAGTAGCGTTAGCACCTTCGCTGTTTAATTGGATTACTACACCTTGGTACACCTGCACACGCTCTTTATTTCCTTCGCGAATTTTATAATGAACGCTGATGGTATCTCCGGCTTTGAAAGCGGGAATTTCATTTCTTACTACCGCTTGTTCTTCTACAAATTTTACTAAATCCATGATTTCGAGTAATTATTAACGATTTATATCCTGTAAAAATCGGAATGCAATATTACGACTTATTTTTTGAATATGAAAATACTTTTTGAAAAAACTATCGACCGACAGTCAAATCGGATGCAAAGATATGAAAATGAAATGGATAATCTAAAGTTATTTTAAATATTCCTATATAATACCAATCGACCGCGTTTTTGACCTCGATAATGGGGGGTTAAAATGTAACTGATAAAAATATTGTGCAATTAATCAGTGGTTTAGTGTGAAAAATGAGTTTAGGTCTTGACAAATTGAAAAATTGATTCGATATTTGTGCCACACAAAACAAAGGTGATACCTTTTCGGGGTGTAGCGTAGCCCGGTATCGCGCCACATTTGGGATGTGGAGGTCGTAGGTTCGAATCCTGCCACCCCGACTAAAAAGCTCTAACGAAAGTTAGGGCTTTTTTTGTTTCCAGGCAGGATGAGAGCCTGTGACCTCCTTCTTCCTATTTCTCTTCTTGGCTCCATTATTGTATCAATTCTTTGCCGATAGCGAGCAAAGGAGTCGGGTATCGTGGAAACGAGATGGATTTTTTCCTGGTAATTTACCTAATGTGGCCGGAATTTTTTAGTTTTGGCTATCTAATTAGTGAAAGATTAAACTATTGTCTCCTCGGCAAAGGAAAGGTTGGAAAAACTCAGAAATACGAACAAACAATGATATTGAAAGAAAGAATCGGCGACAATTACCTGAAATACCTGTTTACCGGGGTACTTTCAGCTTTGCTGGTTACGGGGTATGCGCAGGAAGTGGAAAAACAGCAGAAAGAAAAGGGACAACAGAATCAAAAAGGTATTGAAGGGCAAGTTCAAACAATGGATTCCATCGATGTTGTACGCGACTACCGACCGATGCTGGCCGATGCCGTCAAGGTGCGCCGGAGCCCGAATATGAAGCTTATCGACCGCGACGCGATCGAGACGGAACTGCGCCAGATCGCCACCAGCACCTATTTGGCACAACAAAAATACAAACAGGCATATTACCATGAGTTGATGAAACGTCATCCGGACGCTTCGCAAAGCAATATCGACAATTACCGCATTAGCTATCTGGCCTATGGGGCCGGCGAATACAAAAGAGCGAGCGGTATGATGGAATCAATGAAACCTTCGGATGCCTTTTATCAAGGAGCGATCATGACCTTGGGCCATATAGCCCTGGAAACGGGCGACAAGCAGGCGGCACGTAATGCCTTTGTCAAAGCGACGAAACTGGATCTCGATCGACAAGTGAAAGCCGATGCACTATTTAACTACGCCAAAGTCCTTCTTGCCATGGACTCCACCCAAGCCGCACAAAAAGTCCTCGAGAAATATATCGCCCAGGAAGATAAACCTGCTGATCCGGGGGCAAAAAAACAGGAAAGTCCGGAATCACTATCAGCTGAAATCTTGCGTGGGACGACCAACTTTCATGCTGGGGTCAGCCTACTGGAGTCGCTGAAGAAGCGAGGTCGGGAGGTCGATGCGATCTATCAAAAGGTAACCTATTACCGCGGACTGGAATTTTATAACGAGCGTGCTTTCGAAAATAGCATTTCCATGTTTATGCGTTCGGAAAAATTCCCGATCAATGCAGAAATGGCAGCCCTGGCTACCTATTGGAAAGCGGAAGCGATGTATGAAGTGCGCAAATTCGGGGAGGCCGTGGAAAATTTCTCCCATTTTCTGAGCTTATCCGCTGCAAGAGACAACGAGGTCTATAATTATGCTAATTATGGGCTGGCTTATGCTGCTTACCGAAATAACCGTTTCGCGCTGGCGGCCGATTATTTTGAGCGTTTTCTGAAGGCTGGAGGAAGTACAGTGGATGAAAATATACGGTATGACGTGATCGCACGTCTGGGCGATTCGTATCTGTGCCTGCGCGATTACGGCCGGGCCAATAGCTACTATGACAAACTGATCAACGGCAAAGCGCCTAATCAGGACTATGCCTACTTCCAGCGCGGTGTGATCTTTGGCCTACAGGGCGACAATGAAACCAAGCTTAGCACCTTGCGATCCGTTCTGAAACAATTTCCATCGTCCAACTATGCCGATGACGCGGCCTTTGAGATCCCTTACACCTATTTCACGATGGGCGATTATGAGAACGCGCTCAAAGGACTGCAAGGGATGATCGAGAAGTATCCGCGGAGCAGCTATGTCCCGCGTGCACTGATGACTATTGGACTCGTGCAGTACAATAATGATGAACCCGAACCGGCCAAAGCCACCTTCCAACAGGTGGTGGAGAAATATGCTCGAACTGCGGAGGCCGAACAGGCAATGCGTTTCATTGAAAACATCTACCTCGACCAGGGCGATGCCACAAGCTATATCCGCTATGCGATCGGTTCCAATGTCGGTAATTTGAGCCCTGCAGAGCAGGATGACCAGGCTTTCCAAGCAGCACAATCCCTCTTTGCTAGAGGAGAATACGGAGCAGCTGTGGAAGCGATCAACGCCTATTTTGATAAATTTCCGAAACCCAAACAAGAAAAATATGCACGTTACATCCGTGGGGTGAGTTCGTACAAGACCGGGCATCCGCAGGAAGCGCTGCACGATCTGAATATCATCCTGAACGACTGGACGAGTAAGTATACGGAGAATACCTTGCTGACGGTGGCTGCACTGTATCTGGAACTAAAGGAATACAACGAGGCTATTGTGCACCTCAAAAAATTGGAGCTAAATTCCGAATACAAGAAAAACTATGGCTACGCAGTAACCAACCTGATGATCTGTTATTTCGAACTCGGCGATATGGAGCAGATGGCCAAATATGTACAGTTTATAAAGGATTACGATGGTGCAACAGAGGAGGAAATTGCTAAGGCACACTTATATAGTGGCAGGGCCTTTCTGAAAGAAAAGAATATAGCGTCGGCCATGAAAGAACTCAATCTGGCTGCTCTGAAGAGCCAAACGGCGGTAGGTGCAGAGGCACGATACCGTGTGGGACAACTGCAGTATGATAACAAGGAATACGATAAAGCCCAAGAAACAGCTTTTGATGTGATCAACAACAGGGAAACCCAAGAATATTGGGTGGCCAAGAGCTTCGTATTGCTTGCAGATACCTATGCGCGTAAAGGCAATGCTTTCCAGGCGAAGAGTACGTTGAAAAGTGTGATTGAAAATTATGAAAAAGACGATGATATCGTCCCATCAGCAAAAGAGCGTTTACAGAAATTGAACAATAAGTAATAGCAATTTTTTGGCGATTGAAAAAGTGCCGTATCAAAATAGCTATTTTGATACGGCACTTTTTGTTTAATCCTAACAGTCAATAAAATCGAAGATCAAGACATTATAGCAGTTTTATTTCGAGAAAAAAGCATATACTGACTTTAGGTAGCAAATGCCAGAAGGACGAGCTTCCCATTAGGGGAAGCTAATTTCGTTCTATTTCCTGCATGACTAACGACGGTTCAGATAAATATTTTCTTAATTTCCTGATCGGTAAGTAGGTGAACAAAATCGATAATACACCTGCGAGCAGCGCATCTAAAATAGCCATTGCAGTCGCATTTAACTTGTAATGTGTAGATAGATTATGTTGTGCCAGTAGGAGACATAGGAATACCAATATACCCGTTACGAAGCCATGGATAATACACAGCTTCGTAATAAATTTATTCCTGTTCAGTTCACTGTCTACTGTTAATGCGATCGACTCCTGTTCTATGGCTGCGATCACCCGCTTGATAATATCCATTGTAAGAACAACAGGCAAAAATATTGCCATCGGTAGTGTCAGTCGAGCCAAACTTTGTGGGCCAGCAAAAAAGTGCGTATATCCCAGCTCCTGAAAGCTGGCGTAGGCAACTAGGAAATTGAAGAATACATTTGGCAGGATATAATAAATTGCGCGCTTCCTTAAAAAGCGCTTGAGCGTTGTTTTTTTTATTTTCTTTGATTCCGTAAACTTCGTCATGTGGAGTGCTATAGGGACAAGGTCATGATTGCGATCGCCTTATCTTTTATTTTAATCGCTTCTTCTTTTGGTAAAAAATCTTCATTGGACATAAACGTAAAATCCATTTGTTGATTGAACGTCGTTGCAACCAAGGTATTTGAATTCAACCAGGGGAAAGCCACTGTTGGACTGTATATGGTCTCCAGAACGAAGTTGTTGTACTTGTTTGGAATCTGGAGCTTACCCATATTGGATAGCGTGATGTCATGTCCTCCTGGGCTCGATTTTAACATAGAAATCATGCGCTCCACTAGCGGGTGCATCTGTTCCCCCATCCAGAGTAGCTCACCGGCTTGCATCTTTTCTATTTTTTGTGTGAGCGCCGTTTTGATATCTTTTGCAGTATCCACGACATTATCATTCCCCTTTTTTAGAGAAAGCTCCACCGTTGGTGCAAAAGCAAACATGTGGTCTTGTTTGATTTCTGGAATAAAGTGCCGGATATCAACAGGACTGATCACTTTATTTTTTGCAGCTTTACGTTGCACCTCCCGAAAAGCTTGCATAAATGCCGTGCATAGGAGTGCATGAACAGAAATGCTTTGGTCTTTACAGCTCTGGGTTATGGCAGCCGTTGTTTCTGCATCCAGTTTCCAGTGTATCGCATAGTTTTTTCCTAAATTTCTTTTTCTGCTCTTTCGTTGCAGGAAAAAGAAAAATCTTGCCAATAGCAAATAGAACTTGGCTTTGCGTGATTTTTTTTGAAGCTCAAAGCCCTGCGGCAGGAATTCATTAACCGATTCAAAGAGCTGGTAGGGCTCGAGTTCCCTATCGGGGTTATCCAATAGGCAAAGTAGCTCCCGCATCAATGTGACAATAGTGGTTCCATCACAGACACAATGTGGCAATACCCAAAGCAGTTCCGAAACGGAGTTACCTTTGATCCATACCAATTGGGCTAGCGGCTTATTATCCGCTTTAAAAGGGCGATACCATTCCCGTTCCGACTCCGTCAGCCAATCCATATCCGTTTGACGTTGGATAATATGGAGTGGAATAGATTCCATATCCTCTTTGACAGCAAACCGGGGCTGTTGCGCATCCTCTATGCAGATAGCCGATCGGAGCAATGGATGTTTTTGCTGAATTTTGGTGAGGGCATTCCGAAGATGTTCTTCGGCGATCTCCCCGTTGATCTTTGCAGC
The window above is part of the Sphingobacterium sp. ML3W genome. Proteins encoded here:
- the rplS gene encoding 50S ribosomal protein L19 → MDLVKFVEEQAVVRNEIPAFKAGDTISVHYKIREGNKERVQVYQGVVIQLNSEGANATFTVRKISNGVGVERIFPVNSPNIEKIVVNSYGKVRRAKLFYLRGLTGKAARIKSKRI
- a CDS encoding carbohydrate-binding family 9-like protein, with the protein product MKTVFFILALTLQTMTTFAQRNVGDFLQLQSKPETYYVQKAQTPIKIDGKDDEISWEKAPWTNAFKDIEGTSKPTPSFDTRIKMLWDNENLYLFAKLEEPHINGYLRQKDTIIYHDNDFEVFLKPNLQSPEYIEIEVNALNTIMDLLMTKPYRFGGKANLNWDTKDIQSAVYHAGTINNPTDKDNFWTVEMKIPVKSLKYFGEGNQIKANEVWKINFSRVQWHYDVNGKGYIKRKDNTGKTLAEENWVWSPIGLINMHYPERWGHIKFVDQDSKHSIDDQFLDLEKTAWNIFYLQQIYGNANKRYATSLDELSKLYPEIIHISKHYHLVFSNANKFYRIEIKSKSQSNLKVTIDNQGNIYF
- the yidC gene encoding membrane protein insertase YidC, whose product is MDRNTLIGLVLMFAIITGSFYLMKPSESEIKQEQARQEAKAQTAKGLPVTSDSIAKAKTAQTAVIADSAELKKPFGASKFGTEKIITLENDAIIAKISTKGGKVKSVELKGEKNFNGKPLMLFEGEDNKFGFQFNAAGQNISTNDLFFNTESSDIQVSGEGKQSVKLKLNYSADQYIEYVYSIAGKGYNVALDVNTKGIQNLIPQSQKTLTLNWNTVLRQKEQNIESERQKSTLYYQEDNKVDHLSESKDDDEALEKKVQWIAFKQHYFSNILNAKNGFVNAKIDVKHATEGDVVKFYNTNAELAFDNHKDNNYSLNFFFGPNQYNVLKAEGNDYQSIINMGWGPMRWINQWITVPAFNFLDGFHMSYGIVILLLTLLLKLVLSPMTYKSYVSMAKMRVLKPQLDEIKAKVGEDNQMLMQQEQMKLYKQVGVNPLGGCLPLVLQMPFTIAFFYFFPNLFELRGQSFLFMKDMSTYDTLFTFAPIFGSFNHISLMCILMTLTTLLTTWYNNATSGATGQMKYMGYIMPLIFFFVLNSFPAGLNYYYFLSALFTFLTQLVIRTMVNDDKILAKLEENKKNPKVEKKSSFQSKMEEMMRAQQQAQQNKNK
- a CDS encoding CTP synthase, which produces MTKYIFVTGGVTSSLGKGIIAASLAKLLQARGYKVTIQKFDPYINIDPGTLNPYEHGECYVTEDGAETDLDLGHYERFLNVPTSQANNVTTGRIYQHVIQQEREGAYLGKTVQVIPHITDEIKRRMQLLGESNEYDIIITELGGTVGDIESLPFVEAVRQLRWELGANNSLVIHLTLVPYLAAAGELKTKPTQHSVKTLLEYGVQPDILVCRTEHKLSQEIRKKLAQFCNVNINAVVESIDASTIYDVPLLMLKENLDKTALTKLKLSNKNEPDLENWKNFLGKLKNPTNEVCIALVGKYVELPDAYKSITEGFIHAGATNECKVKVSYIAAESVTKENVAEKLKGMDGVLVAPGFGERGLEGKLNAIKYVRENNIPFFGICLGMQCSVIEFGRNVLGLKDANSFEMDANTSNPVINLMEEQKNITNMGGTMRLGAYDCEIKKGTKAFAIYGKTKISERHRHRYEFNNDYLKQYEAAGMIASGFNPETGLVEIVELKNHPFFVAGQFHPELKSTVANPHPLFVSFVAAALANKKSK
- a CDS encoding META domain-containing protein, which produces MRFRNIVVLMMAALALASCSALKNNSGKRDSDNASATIVGKKWQLIEIGGKAVSGQVNGRVPFLKLEEKSYSANGGCNGIGGELIFSTNGKIKFAQGMSTMMACPDMSIEQALSKALITADNYSLNNGILSLNKAKMAPLAKFKLMEEKQNLSGTWELDYISGPRIAFEGLYPNRKPTITFNIQDGKVNGNSSCNNYNATFKTNDQQISFGPIMSTKMACEGNGEATFFSTLEKVNSYDVNGNTLTFIMGDIAMMRFQRK
- a CDS encoding acyl-CoA dehydrogenase family protein, producing MFDKVKNIMDLAKSIDFGKLEEISKKVDLGAVMDAVSKMDDKQLHGLMKMLNPGKEKKELPPINGDFYDMDSKLNGSDRELQLKVREFMEVEVKPIVNKYWLRDEFPFEIVPKLAALNICGYTYEGYGCMGGSSLMEGIIAAEIARVDASVATFFGVQSGLAMGSIYICGSEEQKQEWLPRMQQMEVIGAFGLTEPEVGSGAAGGLTTTCKKTDEGWILNGQKKWIGNSTFSDITIVWARDLDDGEVKGFIVRKDNPGFSVEKIKDKMALRIVQNGLITLDNCIIPETDRLQNANSFKDTGKVLQMTRAGVAWMAVGCARGAYENALDYTRKRKQFGKPIASFQLIQNHLVEMLSNLTAMQTLVFRLSELQDAGQLRDEHASLAKVFCSLRTRDIVSKAREVMGGNGILLEYNVARFLADAEAIYSYEGTKEINSLIVGRSITGFSAFV